The following DNA comes from Eriocheir sinensis breed Jianghai 21 chromosome 5, ASM2467909v1, whole genome shotgun sequence.
tgtcattgaggagGTGACATCATTTTCAATTGACATAACAGACAAAGCATTCAGTCGTTTTTGAGTCATTGTTGAACGAAATCTGTTTTTGATCAAAGACAGATTGGAAAATGAACGTTCACCTTCGCAGACCGTGACTGGTAATGTTAAGATCAATCGCAGAGCAGGTGAAACATTGGCAAATGTTGCCTCTACAACTGGATTCTTTCTTAAGTATTTTAACAGGACATGAGGATCACGATCCAACTTCAAATGGGTTACAAATTCTGAGAATGTTACAAATTCATCCTTGCAGTGgggttccaagtcattgatgtatttttCCACCAAGCTGGATACATCAACTCTCAGCTGTGCAGTAGGCTATCATTCTCCCTCAATGACTTGATAAAGGCAAAGTCGTCAGATATCTTGTGATAAGCCTGGCGACGTTGAGCTAAACTTGCATGTAACTTGTCAATGATGACAACAAAACTCTGTACAGggaatttttgtgcattttgaagATCTGCATCATgttcagcagaatcatcagcttGACGCCGCCGTCTTCTCTTCCGTACCTTTTCCAATACATATACTTGCTGAACATTTTCCATAAGATTTTTTACATCATTCTCCAGTTCATCAAACTGACCATGAAGCTCAGCAACAAAACTTTCAAGTGATAGAAACAATGATACAGCCATGTTGATATCAATATTTGTGCTTTGGAGAAGAGTACTAGCTTTCTGAAAGCGCCGGAGGATTTTGTTCCAAAGAACACACATAAATGCATTTTCAAGAAGGCACATTTTCTCTGCAAAAACTGATACAGCAAGTCGAGCATCGCCTTTTAGTTCCTCATTGTCTGCAATTTCACTTAACATGCCATAGATGCTAGATTAGTTTGTGTGCAGTGCTTTCACTGTTTCAGAATGGAAATGCCAATGTGTGGAAGAATGTTTTTAGGGTTAGAATTGTACCATTTTCATTAGGTGACAATCCCTTTGTTAGTAAATTCTAGTGCTTCGTTGATCCAACTGAATATGTGTATAAGTCCTGCACAAGTTCAAAGAAAATGCAAGCACTGTTGACTTGTGTTGCCAACACAAAGAAGTTTtcgctattttatttttatctatttttttttttcaatcaacaGTCCAACGAAGCATACTGATCTCCCTGAGGCTACAGGCATTTCTGGGATTTCCATTATGTGGGGGCCCAATTATGGGTTGGGTCTATTAGGTTTTGTGGGCCCCTCAGTGCTTGGGGCCCTACGCCATGCCATACTTGGCGTATAGGATAATCCGGCCCTGCACGTCTTTCCTTCTCTGGTTCCTTTAACAGTCTGCCTCCTCCTTAcattctctcatccccttcaGGCCAAATTGTCCCCTGGACTGAACAAGGGCACATGCCTCTATCCAAGGAACCGAGGTAGGCTGTCTAGTGGATTGTGTGTCCTCTTGGGACCGAGATGTCATAACATTTCCAACAATAAATGGCCTTAGTTGATAGTACATATTCCTCCCTTATCCATTCTCCTGTtacttctctcttcacttctccacCTTCTAAATTTCCCTCTATTCTCTCACTTTGCCAAATGCCGATAAAAAGTACAGTAATACCACAATTGACGAGTGCCTTAGAttatgagtgttttgatttacgagcaaaagaaaatcaataaaaatgccttggtttatgagtggtgTCTCTGTGTACGAGTATCCAGTTTGTACGAGTCAAGGACGTGAGCCtgggttcccattgttttccgcaaGACGAGAGCactcagagcagaaaacaatgggaatggggtctcagGCTGGTAttacactgggcctttttcctccaactgcaTTGGCGGTGGATGCAACCGGAAACTCCAACTATTCTGGTTGTTTGTCACACACGACTAAGGTCGGTTGCCgatatccacaatgtaaacaaaccagtaagggctgttgtggcttgtgctgctgttactcaaattatggacttgttgctacagtCAACTGTATGGAAGAAGCCATCGTGGGTacaatcatggcttcaaagatgggAGGACAGTAGTGTTTAACCAAACCAACAACTTACTCCCGGTTGGCTGTATGGGGAACTGCAGTTGCTCCTAGCTCCAACGGTTGGAAGAAAAcacccagtgtgacaccgccttagtcCGCTTTGTACACTCGCAGAGGTAGCAACGTGCGCTCATGTCCTCTtacgtttgtgctctagtgtgtgATCGGTGTTTTCAGCACtaaattatttatatattataataCATGATAAATATTATTAAATttatacagtaccctcccaagtttcacgatcctcgagtttcagGCTCAATCTTAAATTCATACCATCGAGTTTTgcactgctttgacatgtacgggtcacgtctacctaccgtcggcgtcatgcgcaATTCTTTATGGCGGTGTCACACTTGCTGTTTTTCTCCAACTTGGCAACTGTGTTTGTCCAtacgaatggaaaacggttggggGTACAAGCAACCGCGCGTcagtatgtaaacaaacagacgatggcagtgactgaggagtgaggagcagtggaaaatggccaaCCAAGAAACTAAAGTAGTTCAAATTAAAAATTAAagtagactggcagagctgctctGTTTACTATTTAATTGATGCAGGATGACTGCTTTGTTTACCTTGTGAATACggacaaccgaccttggccatgtgtgatgcacacccagaaaagttggagttgccggtcaCCCCTATCGCCAATGcgattggaggaaaaaggcccactgtgacaccagcagcttaaagccgcggtcacacaagctagtttcttGGGAATTTCCCACCGAAATTATCTCCCAACAATTTTCTGCCTTGAATTTATCCTCAAgttgcattctgggatatatcagctgaaaagcaaaacaaacaatggatccagacattgcagagtttgctttgtggtttttgctgaagaaaaagaaaaaagaaaaaaaatgaaaagaaagcatcAGTTGGCTtgtgagtggttagctcggaggcaaaaggagagtgtgttacagcttgctattGTTAATTGCCACGAGAActtagcagtgaggacccagacacgaTGGGGCTATGCTTGGACAAGACTCAGTCCAAGCCCTGCTCAACCTGGCTACTCTAAGCTTATCTAGCTTCGTGGAACTCATTTTGGTACTTGAATAAACACGCAGGTTGCTACTTAACCGATCAGctgatacactcttcttcttcttgtgaccacaacttactgaCCTCATGAGAAAATAACCAACATGCTGGTGacttgagtttctgactagaatttcgatgagtttcccgtgaaatgcagCCGACTTGGAATCTCAGTACAAAATTTTTGAGAAACTAGAGGTTTGGTGACCGTGTTCACACGTGCTgtggcgagattcacagagatgcgcGCTAATGGCCTGCGGTAAAAGCTATGAACTAATGATGTAACTATCAACgttgacttcagattcacaaagctttcgtttCATCATAGTTAAAGGCCGCTGATTGGATGAGCACCATCGATGACGTCGTGAGACTCGGCCAATCAtaagcatgttttcagaactgttAGCCAGTCGTAAGGCAGCCAGCCACCTTCAGCTTCAgcttcaaaatgacccgttctctctccacattttcttcctttttacacagtATGGATTTtaagataacaagggagtaaagtgggaaaaaaaagtcAGCCTCTACACGGCCTGGAACCAATAAGCATTTTTTCAGCGTTTTCAATACCCCAAGTTTTGCGATCtgcgagtttagcgctatacctgcgaacaaagcgagcgcgaaactcgggagggtactgtatattaatatactatattatatatatatatatatatatatatatatatatatatatatatatatatatatatatatatatatatatatatatatatatatatatatactatttatCATTGCTAGTTGTTTGTAGAATTACTtttattctgtataaaataacatgcAGCATGCTTTTTATATTCATATTTTTGGGGATATAggatgcattaatgggattcCCATTAATTTAAATGGGGTATTTCGTTTTTGTTTACGAGTATTTTGATTTGTGAGTGAAATTCCAGaacaaattaaactcgtaaaccgaggtatgactgtataaTGATTGTAATGGTAAAGTTATCCtgaatttctattttttttctttacaggacTAACACAAGGTTCAATGAAGAACACGAAGGCAATAGAGATGAATGCAATGAATCCATGATGGGAGATATCAGTGATTGTGACAGCAGCTTCAAACCCTCTAGAAGTAATTATTTGGAGGAAGTAAACtctgaaacagaagagaaagagatggatttACCATGTGGTATCTCTGTACATGACATTTTCAATGGGACAAAATCATTTCATAATAGCTTAGAGTACACTAAAGGTAATTTTACAAGTATCCCTTATAATAATGAAAATCTTGAAAACAGTACTGAAAGAGAAGTGGAACCTGCATATCAGTGTAGTGATATAACTTCAGATGGAACGTACAATACTTCTGTCTCATCCTTAAATGAAAGTAATGAAATGTTACCAGATTCAGAGATCCATATGTATCAATATGATACAGTGAATGGCAGTAATGTTTCATGTAGTGTGAGTACAAATACTTGTAATTCTCTGATGAGCAATTCAGAATTGGAAAATGTTCATTTTGAGCCACGATCTGACAGATCCACAGCTAGAGACACAGCCCATGAGGTCGATAGAAATAGCAAGTTCCACATTACTGAGGATAATTCCACTCTGTTGGATGtagtaagagaggaaaatataggatCCCATGAAAGGGATTCATGTAACTCTCTAAACCCTTCATCTAACTTTAATGAAAATGAACAAAATTTGAGATCTTTGGAAGTGGATAAGCCTATTCTAAATGGTGATGAActtgaaataaaaatggaagatcaCAATGATGCATTGTCTTGTCAGATTCATGATGATTACCTACTAGAAACAAATACACCCATAAGTACAACTGAATGGAGGAACCTCTCAAGTTCTGAGCCAGAATGTGCTTCAACATCAGGAGACTGGACGACAGATTCAGAAAACGCACTCAACACTGCACAAATGTTAGAAGCTGTACCTGTGCTTGTGGAGTGTAATGGAGAATTTATCCAAGAAGAGGCACCCAAAGACAGTTTTTCCTTAACTACTCCTATGAATGATTCCCATGCAAGATATGTAAATGTACTGAAGGAAGACTTGCTTGATTGCTCTGATTCTACAGAAAAATATGCTTGCCAGGAAATGCCTAACACAAGAAATGTAGGGCAGGAGTATTTGCCTCCAAGGCTAATGACATCAATGACTGACCAGGCTCTGGAAAAGGAACAGTGTGAATCTTTTGAGACACCAAAAATAAAGACCAATTGTCAGACACAAAATattaggaaaaagagaagagtacATGAAAGTTTGACAGTAATTTCAAAAGTTTCATAccaagaggatgaggatgaatggATAGGAAAGACTACCAGTAGCAAATATGATGTGGCAGGCAAGGATAATGCTATGGAAGATATCCTTCCCACAGTGAATGAAACACACCACTTGCAAACAGAAATTCACCAGTTCAAGCATGAGTTATTACAGTACAACAGTGCTTCAAGTAGTGCATGTGAAAATCCTTGTGGTGCTATAGCAGATTCAGcacatgaagaaaataaagaaagcagtGGCCAAAATGTCTTGGAAACTTGTAGTATCAAGTGTCCTAATAATGAAGAAATTTCAGAACCTTCTAGCTATGTTGATAAACCTACAATAAAGTTGGAATTTCAAGATAATGCTCCTTACAGAGGTGATGAAGAATATGTTCCCCAACAGGTGACCtgtaaagggaaaaggaataaaagtaaaaGGGGTATGCTAAATCCTGAGCTGGAATATATTCCAACTAATTTAAAGAAATTGGCAGATAGAAGCAAAAGATCATGCACAGTTAAAGACTCTTTGGTGCAAGGAAACTTAGCCTGCAATATTGGAGCACCAGAAATAGACCCTGTTGGGTACACTGATGGAATAAAATTAGAATTTCAGACTAAAGCTCCTTGCAGAGTTGGTAAAGAAAATGTGTTAGAAAAAGTAGCCCATAActgtgaaaagggaaaaaggcaAAAGCATGTTCCAACAAATGTAAGACACTTAGCCGCAGAGCATGTATCATGTTCAAGTGATGGCTCTGAGGTGGAAGAAAGTGAGTTGGCTCATGGTACAGCATTATTCAAAGGTTTTCCTTCGTGTGTGGAGAAAAGGGACTGTGTACCCAAAAGAAAACAGCAACGAATACAGACAACTGACACCTGTAATTCATTGTTCATATGTGACAAGAAAAAGGATACAGAGAATatatttgaggaagacttggacTCAGTCTCTACAAACAAAAATGATTCCCAGGAAATGCCTGATGCAATGGAAACACCACAAGGGTTGGTGTCACatttaaatgaagaaaataaccaTAGAAATGACTATCCACAGAGTTTTCAAAGCTGTACTCAGTCTACTGAGTTAGATAAGGAACCTTTAATAAAGTCTACTATGTTTGACAATCAGGAAGCtgctcaggaaggaaggaagaaaaatcaccCTTCAAAACAATCACCTAGAAGTTTCAGGTTCTTAAATTATAATGATGAAACATACATGAAAAGAAAAGGTTTAAGAAAAAAGAAGGTATGTCACAACACT
Coding sequences within:
- the LOC126984373 gene encoding uncharacterized protein LOC126984373 isoform X3, whose protein sequence is MVIAQAIGGRFENFGLCGEMLVVSAILRDSLPSSTTEVASTLSSSGTYQQECLNHKLIKALDCRATYTTSISNYFKASTSSADDISAKCVSSSSRERQRSPPLRVKTNTRFNEEHEGNRDECNESMMGDISDCDSSFKPSRSNYLEEVNSETEEKEMDLPCGISVHDIFNGTKSFHNSLEYTKGNFTSIPYNNENLENSTEREVEPAYQCSDITSDGTYNTSVSSLNESNEMLPDSEIHMYQYDTVNGSNVSCSVSTNTCNSLMSNSELENVHFEPRSDRSTARDTAHEVDRNSKFHITEDNSTLLDVVREENIGSHERDSCNSLNPSSNFNENEQNLRSLEVDKPILNGDELEIKMEDHNDALSCQIHDDYLLETNTPISTTEWRNLSSSEPECASTSGDWTTDSENALNTAQMLEAVPVLVECNGEFIQEEAPKDSFSLTTPMNDSHARYVNVLKEDLLDCSDSTEKYACQEMPNTRNVGQEYLPPRLMTSMTDQALEKEQCESFETPKIKTNCQTQNIRKKRRVHESLTVISKVSYQEDEDEWIGKTTSSKYDVAGKDNAMEDILPTVNETHHLQTEIHQFKHELLQYNSASSSACENPCGAIADSAHEENKESSGQNVLETCSIKCPNNEEISEPSSYVDKPTIKLEFQDNAPYRGDEEYVPQQVTCKGKRNKSKRGMLNPELEYIPTNLKKLADRSKRSCTVKDSLVQGNLACNIGAPEIDPVGYTDGIKLEFQTKAPCRVGKENVLEKVAHNCEKGKRQKHVPTNVRHLAAEHVSCSSDGSEVEESELAHGTALFKGFPSCVEKRDCVPKRKQQRIQTTDTCNSLFICDKKKDTENIFEEDLDSVSTNKNDSQEMPDAMETPQGLVSHLNEENNHRNDYPQSFQSCTQSTELDKEPLIKSTMFDNQEAAQEGRKKNHPSKQSPRSFRFLNYNDETYMKRKGLRKKKVCHNTGDVEINSYMNQKKKSKKEQITSHISGSDTALKSRLCVHDFYSISLQASNPKQVDACKGNIQPEILGHEPDYSSLQSSASELISRDKARNVLSNVKQSNKRKKGHPGGKEDKAESNNQSVSNSKKCVKQIKRQKANREEQVLKDCNNLKMKLTGDDGSGEDLMPTKTLTPKKKGKSAPVNKRYVSSPKKKKSDEKCVTQAEELDQIERDSVMEEDELRLRRSCRLRKRNAYLNFWCDVDFSEDSDTAIETEKHVKFFEEYKKKKEKKVGKSNPERDDEYIFKSTGKGRCPVKKGRRGSKSAESESMENKGTEKLHSEFNTPSKVLKSSEKSDRTPPKLLTPTARKKKAAGKGCKKICNLTFDNEQEEKRVKSKKKSMKEGRKMSVWSKRKQGSSLKKGVRQKNTSKSGTSTVYDSEKDLENCASTSKMKTLHQTMLAGMEKHDAVGSRLVSELRRYRKPNRSPKSEDEFSESEGQEEQPQSTEREDDIDIVYYQDLASLKSSYRRLQCMTETDLEEKLDENLTYLEHVILGHVHNERHEMFISSLQQLKQQQDYLISGPFTENQTEHVLEMLKKKLGHLDNMFDDMYDLLAYRCRVLMPTFLTKIVMDNENVSLKMAEQLLIKFSLNHKIHETTNNRNWRKF
- the LOC126984373 gene encoding uncharacterized protein LOC126984373 isoform X4: MMGDISDCDSSFKPSRSNYLEEVNSETEEKEMDLPCGISVHDIFNGTKSFHNSLEYTKGNFTSIPYNNENLENSTEREVEPAYQCSDITSDGTYNTSVSSLNESNEMLPDSEIHMYQYDTVNGSNVSCSVSTNTCNSLMSNSELENVHFEPRSDRSTARDTAHEVDRNSKFHITEDNSTLLDVVREENIGSHERDSCNSLNPSSNFNENEQNLRSLEVDKPILNGDELEIKMEDHNDALSCQIHDDYLLETNTPISTTEWRNLSSSEPECASTSGDWTTDSENALNTAQMLEAVPVLVECNGEFIQEEAPKDSFSLTTPMNDSHARYVNVLKEDLLDCSDSTEKYACQEMPNTRNVGQEYLPPRLMTSMTDQALEKEQCESFETPKIKTNCQTQNIRKKRRVHESLTVISKVSYQEDEDEWIGKTTSSKYDVAGKDNAMEDILPTVNETHHLQTEIHQFKHELLQYNSASSSACENPCGAIADSAHEENKESSGQNVLETCSIKCPNNEEISEPSSYVDKPTIKLEFQDNAPYRGDEEYVPQQVTCKGKRNKSKRGMLNPELEYIPTNLKKLADRSKRSCTVKDSLVQGNLACNIGAPEIDPVGYTDGIKLEFQTKAPCRVGKENVLEKVAHNCEKGKRQKHVPTNVRHLAAEHVSCSSDGSEVEESELAHGTALFKGFPSCVEKRDCVPKRKQQRIQTTDTCNSLFICDKKKDTENIFEEDLDSVSTNKNDSQEMPDAMETPQGLVSHLNEENNHRNDYPQSFQSCTQSTELDKEPLIKSTMFDNQEAAQEGRKKNHPSKQSPRSFRFLNYNDETYMKRKGLRKKKVCHNTGDVEINSYMNQKKKSKKEQITSHISGSDTALKSRLCVHDFYSISLQASNPKQVDACKGNIQPEILGHEPDYSSLQSSASELISRDKARNVLSNVKQSNKRKKGHPGGKEDKAESNNQSVSNSKKCVKQIKRQKANREEQVLKDCNNLKMKLTGDDGSGEDLMPTKTLTPKKKGKSAPVNKRYVSSPKKKKSDEKCVTQAEELDQIERDSVMEEDELRLRRSCRLRKRNAYLNFWCDVDFSEDSDTAIETEKHVKFFEEYKKKKEKKVGKSNPERDDEYIFKSTGKGRCPVKKGRRGSKSAESESMENKGTEKLHSEFNTPSKVLKSSEKSDRTPPKLLTPTARKKKAAGKGCKKICNLTFDNEQEEKRVKSKKKSMKEGRKMSVWSKRKQGSSLKKGVRQKNTSKSGTSTVYDSEKDLENCASTSKMKTLHQTMLAGMEKHDAVGSRLVSELRRYRKPNRSPKSEDEFSESEGQEEQPQSTEREDDIDIVYYQDLASLKSSYRRLQCMTETDLEEKLDENLTYLEHVILGHVHNERHEMFISSLQQLKQQQDYLISGPFTENQTEHVLEMLKKKLGHLDNMFDDMYDLLAYRCRVLMPTFLTKIVMDNENVSLKMAEQLLIKFSLNHKIHETTNNRNWRKF
- the LOC126984373 gene encoding uncharacterized protein LOC126984373 isoform X2, with the protein product MGPALTDKWLEYSHWKEIYHLLEDIAEEYEEQKITQGIKYNQPKCKIGATIQMGYMFRSLPSCWCSLYFLTPRNPPIWEKNVNAELQDKGGRFENFGLCGEMLVVSAILRDSLPSSTTEVASTLSSSGTYQQECLNHKLIKALDCRATYTTSISNYFKASTSSADDISAKCVSSSSRERQRSPPLRVKTNTRFNEEHEGNRDECNESMMGDISDCDSSFKPSRSNYLEEVNSETEEKEMDLPCGISVHDIFNGTKSFHNSLEYTKGNFTSIPYNNENLENSTEREVEPAYQCSDITSDGTYNTSVSSLNESNEMLPDSEIHMYQYDTVNGSNVSCSVSTNTCNSLMSNSELENVHFEPRSDRSTARDTAHEVDRNSKFHITEDNSTLLDVVREENIGSHERDSCNSLNPSSNFNENEQNLRSLEVDKPILNGDELEIKMEDHNDALSCQIHDDYLLETNTPISTTEWRNLSSSEPECASTSGDWTTDSENALNTAQMLEAVPVLVECNGEFIQEEAPKDSFSLTTPMNDSHARYVNVLKEDLLDCSDSTEKYACQEMPNTRNVGQEYLPPRLMTSMTDQALEKEQCESFETPKIKTNCQTQNIRKKRRVHESLTVISKVSYQEDEDEWIGKTTSSKYDVAGKDNAMEDILPTVNETHHLQTEIHQFKHELLQYNSASSSACENPCGAIADSAHEENKESSGQNVLETCSIKCPNNEEISEPSSYVDKPTIKLEFQDNAPYRGDEEYVPQQVTCKGKRNKSKRGMLNPELEYIPTNLKKLADRSKRSCTVKDSLVQGNLACNIGAPEIDPVGYTDGIKLEFQTKAPCRVGKENVLEKVAHNCEKGKRQKHVPTNVRHLAAEHVSCSSDGSEVEESELAHGTALFKGFPSCVEKRDCVPKRKQQRIQTTDTCNSLFICDKKKDTENIFEEDLDSVSTNKNDSQEMPDAMETPQGLVSHLNEENNHRNDYPQSFQSCTQSTELDKEPLIKSTMFDNQEAAQEGRKKNHPSKQSPRSFRFLNYNDETYMKRKGLRKKKVCHNTGDVEINSYMNQKKKSKKEQITSHISGSDTALKSRLCVHDFYSISLQASNPKQVDACKGNIQPEILGHEPDYSSLQSSASELISRDKARNVLSNVKQSNKRKKGHPGGKEDKAESNNQSVSNSKKCVKQIKRQKANREEQVLKDCNNLKMKLTGDDGSGEDLMPTKTLTPKKKGKSAPVNKRYVSSPKKKKSDEKCVTQAEELDQIERDSVMEEDELRLRRSCRLRKRNAYLNFWCDVDFSEDSDTAIETEKHVKFFEEYKKKKEKKVGKSNPERDDEYIFKSTGKGRCPVKKGRRGSKSAESESMENKGTEKLHSEFNTPSKVLKSSEKSDRTPPKLLTPTARKKKAAGKGCKKICNLTFDNEQEEKRVKSKKKSMKEGRKMSVWSKRKQGSSLKKGVRQKNTSKSGTSTVYDSEKDLENCASTSKMKTLHQTMLAGMEKHDAVGSRLVSELRRYRKPNRSPKSEDEFSESEGQEEQPQSTEREDDIDIVYYQDLASLKSSYRRLQCMTETDLEEKLDENLTYLEHVILGHVHNERHEMFISSLQQLKQQQDYLISGPFTENQTEHVLEMLKKKLGHLDNMFDDMYDLLAYRCRVLMPTFLTKIVMDNENVSLKMAEQLLIKFSLNHKIHETTNNRNWRKF